One genomic region from Alteromonas pelagimontana encodes:
- the minD gene encoding septum site-determining protein MinD: MAKIIVVTSGKGGVGKTTSSAAIGTGLALAGHKTVVVDFDVGLRNLDLIMGCERRVVYDFVNVINKEANLNQALIKDKRTDGLYILPASQTRDKDALTMEGVQTVLNDLSKDFDFIICDSPAGIEQGAQMALYFADEAIVVTNPEVSSVRDSDRILGILQSKSMRAQQGKNIKEHLLLTRYNPDRVATAEMLSVADVEEILAVPLLGVIPESEAVLKASNQGSPVILDQESKAGQAYSDAVKRLLGEKVEHRFLEAQKKGFLKRLLGGK, translated from the coding sequence ATGGCAAAAATAATTGTTGTAACCTCAGGGAAAGGCGGTGTCGGCAAAACGACATCTAGCGCTGCAATCGGTACAGGGTTAGCCCTGGCAGGTCATAAAACCGTAGTTGTGGATTTTGATGTAGGTTTGCGGAATCTGGATCTAATCATGGGCTGCGAACGCCGCGTGGTTTATGATTTCGTCAATGTTATCAATAAAGAAGCGAATCTGAATCAGGCGCTGATCAAAGACAAGCGAACGGACGGGCTATATATTCTGCCAGCCTCGCAAACTCGCGATAAAGATGCCCTGACCATGGAAGGCGTACAGACGGTACTCAACGACCTTAGCAAAGACTTCGATTTTATCATTTGCGATTCTCCTGCTGGTATTGAGCAAGGTGCGCAAATGGCGCTATATTTTGCCGATGAGGCAATTGTGGTTACTAACCCTGAAGTATCCTCAGTGCGGGATTCCGATCGCATTTTGGGAATTCTGCAAAGCAAGTCCATGCGTGCGCAGCAAGGTAAAAATATTAAAGAGCACCTGCTGTTAACGCGTTATAACCCTGATCGCGTTGCCACTGCAGAAATGTTAAGTGTGGCTGACGTTGAAGAAATTCTGGCGGTGCCATTGCTGGGCGTTATTCCGGAATCAGAAGCCGTATTGAAAGCGTCTAATCAAGGGTCGCCGGTTATTCTTGATCAGGAATCCAAAGCGGGTCAGGCTTATTCTGACGCAGTGAAAAGATTGTTGGGCGAGAAAGTCGAGCACCGTTTCTTAGAGGCGCAGAAGAAGGGTTTTCTTAAACGTTTGCTGGGAGGAAAGTAA
- a CDS encoding ABC-F family ATPase yields the protein MISTANITMQFGAEPLFENISAKFGHGNRYGLIGANGCGKSTFMKILSGELTPTSGNVSITPGEKLGTLSQDQFAFEKFSVIDTVIMGDVALWKVKQQRDAIYAKPEMSEEDGMLVADLETEFAEMDGYTAENRASEILLQAGIAERYHFGPMSQVAPGWKLRVLLAQALFANPDILLLDEPTNNLDIYTINWLAEILNQRKCTMIIISHDRHFLNSVCTHMADIDYGELRIYPGNYEAFVAASSLIQEQLLSENAKKSAEIEELQSFVNRFSANASKAKQATSRARRMEKISLDEVKASSRRTPRIILKQHQKLHRQALILEDLGHGFDDNILFAGANLILEAGAKLAVIGENGVGKTTLLRCLMNEFQPQHGMVKWSENAAIGYCAQDSSADFANDMTLFDWMSQWRTPKHNDLMVRGMLGSLLFSADDFNKSVKVCSGGEKNRLLFGKLMMADLNVLIMDEPTNHMDMEAIEALNNALKKFDGTLIFVSHDREFVSSLATRILEIKDKKVINFDGTYNEYLASREEAQRVA from the coding sequence TTGATATCTACCGCAAACATCACCATGCAATTCGGTGCTGAGCCTCTTTTTGAGAACATTTCAGCAAAATTTGGACACGGCAATCGTTATGGGTTAATTGGTGCAAATGGTTGCGGCAAATCTACCTTTATGAAAATTCTGAGCGGCGAACTCACACCGACATCAGGAAATGTGTCGATTACGCCAGGGGAAAAGCTCGGCACCTTAAGCCAGGACCAATTCGCGTTCGAAAAATTCTCAGTTATTGATACGGTTATTATGGGCGATGTGGCGCTGTGGAAAGTCAAACAACAACGCGACGCCATTTACGCAAAACCGGAAATGAGTGAAGAAGACGGCATGTTGGTGGCAGATCTGGAAACCGAGTTTGCTGAAATGGACGGTTACACTGCAGAAAACCGCGCTAGTGAAATTTTACTGCAGGCGGGCATTGCTGAACGCTATCATTTTGGCCCGATGTCGCAAGTTGCACCGGGCTGGAAGCTGCGCGTTCTGCTGGCGCAGGCACTATTCGCCAATCCCGACATTCTGTTGCTGGACGAACCGACTAACAACCTGGATATCTATACCATTAACTGGCTGGCAGAAATTCTGAATCAGCGTAAGTGCACCATGATCATTATTTCTCACGATCGCCATTTCTTAAATTCTGTTTGTACCCACATGGCGGATATTGATTATGGCGAACTACGTATTTATCCCGGAAATTACGAAGCCTTTGTTGCCGCGTCGTCGCTGATTCAGGAACAACTGCTAAGCGAAAACGCGAAAAAAAGCGCAGAAATTGAAGAGTTACAAAGCTTTGTTAACCGATTTTCAGCCAACGCATCTAAAGCCAAACAGGCGACGTCCCGCGCTCGCCGAATGGAAAAAATAAGCTTGGACGAGGTTAAGGCATCAAGTCGCAGAACGCCCAGAATTATACTTAAGCAGCACCAGAAGCTGCACCGTCAGGCGCTGATTTTAGAAGATTTAGGTCATGGTTTTGATGACAACATACTATTTGCCGGCGCCAATTTAATTCTGGAAGCTGGTGCTAAGCTCGCGGTAATTGGCGAAAATGGTGTAGGTAAAACCACCCTGCTCCGCTGCCTGATGAACGAGTTTCAGCCGCAGCATGGCATGGTTAAATGGTCTGAAAACGCCGCTATTGGGTATTGTGCCCAAGATAGCAGTGCTGACTTCGCTAACGACATGACATTGTTCGACTGGATGTCGCAGTGGCGCACGCCTAAGCATAACGATTTAATGGTCAGAGGCATGTTAGGCAGTCTGCTTTTCAGCGCTGATGACTTTAATAAGTCAGTGAAGGTTTGCTCGGGTGGAGAGAAAAATCGTTTATTATTTGGCAAACTAATGATGGCCGATTTAAATGTGCTGATAATGGACGAACCTACCAACCACATGGATATGGAAGCCATTGAAGCGCTGAATAACGCCCTTAAGAAGTTCGACGGCACCCTAATTTTTGTGAGCCACGACAGAGAGTTTGTCTCTTCCCTTGCCACGCGGATTCTTGAAATCAAAGACAAAAAAGTCATTAACTTTGACGGTACCTATAACGAATATCTTGCCAGCCGCGAGGAAGCTCAGCGCGTAGCCTAG
- a CDS encoding DEAD/DEAH box helicase, with product MAFANLGLSAPLLQAISDKGYETPSPIQQQAIPAILSGSDVMAAAQTGTGKTAGFTLPLLELLQKGERPKHNHIRALILTPTRELAAQVEESVKDYSKHLSLSHAVVFGGVGINPQMQRLRKGIDILVATPGRLLDLYQQNAVKFSQLEVLVLDEADRMLDMGFIHDIKRIIKMLPTRRQNLLFSATFSDPIRELANTLVNNPQEISVSPANSTVEKVEQWLVPVDKSRKTAALIKLIKRQKWQQILVFSRTKHGANRIAKKLESAGIAAAAIHGDKSQGARTRALADFKNGKVSALVATDIAARGIDIDQLPFVVNLDLPNVPADYVHRIGRTGRAGASGQAVSFVSEDELDQLKDIERLIKTVIRRETLPGFEPELPLTETVLDTRPVKANRPKKAKAHSTDGAGAKPRNPRQGKPGGNRSQGQGSGKPGEAEKKRRFRSNGANGKPSSNHSS from the coding sequence ATGGCGTTTGCCAATTTGGGGTTATCTGCCCCTTTGCTCCAAGCAATTTCTGATAAAGGCTACGAAACGCCTTCGCCCATTCAACAACAAGCCATTCCTGCCATTTTAAGCGGCAGTGACGTTATGGCTGCGGCGCAAACGGGTACCGGCAAAACAGCAGGCTTTACGCTGCCGCTGCTGGAGTTGCTGCAAAAAGGCGAACGTCCCAAGCATAATCATATTAGAGCGCTTATTTTAACACCTACCCGCGAGCTTGCCGCACAGGTAGAAGAAAGCGTCAAAGATTATAGCAAGCATTTGTCGCTTAGCCATGCTGTTGTTTTTGGCGGTGTAGGTATCAATCCGCAAATGCAACGCCTGCGTAAAGGTATCGATATTTTAGTGGCAACGCCTGGGCGGCTGCTGGATTTATATCAGCAAAATGCGGTGAAATTTTCACAGCTTGAAGTGCTGGTGTTGGATGAAGCGGATCGTATGCTCGATATGGGCTTTATCCATGACATCAAGCGAATCATCAAGATGTTACCCACGCGCCGTCAGAATTTGTTGTTTTCCGCCACATTTTCAGATCCTATCCGCGAATTAGCAAATACGCTGGTAAATAATCCGCAAGAAATTTCGGTGTCACCGGCTAATTCCACAGTCGAAAAAGTGGAGCAGTGGCTGGTTCCTGTGGACAAATCACGCAAAACCGCCGCCTTAATTAAACTGATTAAACGTCAGAAATGGCAGCAAATTCTGGTGTTTAGTCGCACTAAACATGGAGCCAATCGGATTGCTAAAAAGCTGGAATCAGCGGGTATTGCTGCCGCTGCTATTCATGGCGATAAAAGCCAGGGCGCCAGAACCCGTGCATTAGCTGATTTTAAAAATGGTAAAGTCAGTGCGTTGGTGGCCACAGATATTGCTGCCAGAGGTATTGATATTGATCAGCTTCCGTTCGTGGTGAATCTGGATTTGCCGAACGTGCCTGCAGATTACGTTCACCGGATTGGCCGTACTGGCCGCGCGGGTGCAAGTGGTCAGGCAGTATCTTTTGTCAGTGAAGACGAACTGGATCAATTAAAAGATATTGAAAGACTGATAAAAACCGTTATTCGTCGGGAAACGCTCCCAGGCTTCGAACCTGAACTACCGCTTACTGAAACGGTGTTAGATACTCGTCCGGTGAAAGCAAACAGACCGAAAAAAGCGAAAGCCCATTCCACTGATGGAGCAGGCGCTAAGCCAAGAAACCCTCGTCAGGGAAAACCCGGCGGCAACCGTTCGCAGGGGCAGGGTAGCGGAAAACCCGGTGAAGCAGAGAAAAAGCGTCGATTTCGCTCCAACGGTGCCAACGGTAAACCTTCTTCAAACCATTCGAGTTAA
- the rlmE gene encoding 23S rRNA (uridine(2552)-2'-O)-methyltransferase RlmE has product MARSKTSKKWMDEHVNDPYVKKAQADGYRSRASYKLIEINEKDKLFRPGSVVLDLGSAPGGWSQIVAPIVGEAGRVIASDILAMDSIIGVSFIQGDFTEEAVYEQILSTLDNDKADVVVSDMAPNLSGVNTTDQYSSIYLVELALDMARNVLKPGGAFCAKVFQGVGYEEYVKDVRKSFDKVLVRKPAASRPRSREVYVVGKGFKG; this is encoded by the coding sequence ATGGCTCGATCGAAAACCAGTAAGAAATGGATGGACGAACACGTCAATGATCCCTATGTCAAAAAAGCGCAGGCAGACGGCTATCGTTCTCGTGCCAGCTATAAGCTGATAGAAATAAATGAAAAGGATAAATTATTTCGTCCCGGCAGTGTGGTGCTGGATCTGGGTTCTGCCCCAGGTGGATGGTCGCAGATTGTGGCACCGATAGTGGGTGAGGCAGGACGCGTTATTGCCTCCGATATTTTGGCGATGGACAGTATTATTGGCGTTTCCTTTATTCAAGGCGACTTTACAGAAGAAGCGGTATACGAACAAATTCTCAGCACTCTGGATAATGATAAAGCTGATGTGGTGGTGTCTGACATGGCGCCTAATTTGAGCGGAGTGAATACCACCGATCAATATTCTTCTATTTATCTTGTAGAGTTAGCGCTGGATATGGCGCGCAATGTACTAAAACCCGGTGGCGCTTTTTGTGCAAAAGTCTTTCAGGGTGTGGGGTACGAAGAGTACGTTAAAGACGTGCGTAAATCTTTTGATAAAGTCCTCGTGCGCAAGCCAGCGGCATCTCGCCCCCGTTCTCGGGAAGTATATGTGGTAGGCAAAGGCTTTAAAGGCTAA
- the minC gene encoding septum site-determining protein MinC: MAEPCFRMKGTTLTSIVLDILKFEPDEFDSQLAAKVASAPLFFTRSSLILHFNQAVTPTEFELIVTQCRRHKLQPMAVKGATEGLRETINDLGLSDISQSKATDSALQVTEPTPEKADPEEPVAPDAEQQTAQTAKVIHRPVRSGQQIYAQGGDLIILASVSEGAEILADGNIHVYGTLRGRALAGVKGDTQARIFCQHLEAELLSIAGRFVLQDTIQTQCWKQSAQAYLEEDALMITSLS, translated from the coding sequence ATGGCAGAGCCGTGCTTTCGTATGAAAGGCACAACGCTAACCAGCATTGTGTTAGACATACTCAAGTTTGAACCGGATGAATTTGATAGCCAGCTAGCGGCTAAAGTCGCCAGCGCCCCATTGTTTTTCACACGCTCATCACTCATTTTGCATTTTAATCAAGCTGTTACTCCCACCGAATTTGAGTTAATCGTCACCCAATGCCGCCGACATAAGTTGCAGCCGATGGCAGTGAAAGGGGCGACAGAAGGATTAAGAGAAACTATTAACGACCTGGGGTTGTCGGATATAAGCCAGAGTAAGGCGACAGATTCGGCTTTACAGGTAACCGAGCCCACGCCAGAAAAGGCAGATCCAGAAGAACCTGTCGCACCAGACGCAGAGCAGCAAACGGCGCAGACCGCTAAGGTGATTCACCGCCCGGTACGTTCAGGGCAGCAAATTTATGCTCAGGGTGGAGATCTCATTATACTGGCCTCGGTCAGTGAAGGCGCCGAGATACTTGCAGATGGTAACATCCATGTGTACGGCACCCTCAGAGGGCGCGCCCTTGCAGGTGTGAAAGGCGACACCCAGGCAAGAATATTTTGTCAGCATTTAGAAGCGGAACTGCTTTCTATTGCTGGACGTTTTGTGTTGCAGGACACAATTCAAACCCAATGCTGGAAACAATCAGCACAAGCATATTTAGAAGAAGACGCGCTAATGATAACATCGTTATCTTAG
- the ylqF gene encoding ribosome biogenesis GTPase YlqF yields the protein MALQWFPGHMHKALKEIKESLSQVDILIEVLDARLPYSSENPEIAKIRGDKPCIKILNKFDLADPDLTAQWQEYLERERSVKTITTSSDDPAGSKQIINLVRSVCGHKEAPGKSVKAMITGIPNVGKSTLINILAERIIAKTGNEPAVTKSQQRINLGGGIVLFDTPGVLWPKLENPHSIYRLAASGAVKNTAMEYDDVGFFAADYLIKAYPELMKERYKLDDLPDTELEFLEAAAKKRGALMAGGRINLHKICEVLLNELQSGKLGRITLETPQMITQEKVEMAAAAAKKVADKAKRKQKFKDGSLTPDKKDRKEKRTEKRGAQSKEMKKRPK from the coding sequence GTGGCTTTACAGTGGTTCCCGGGGCATATGCATAAAGCCCTAAAAGAAATAAAAGAGTCGCTTAGTCAGGTTGATATCCTGATTGAAGTGCTGGATGCGCGACTTCCGTACTCAAGTGAAAATCCTGAAATTGCGAAAATTCGTGGCGATAAGCCGTGCATTAAAATTCTGAATAAATTCGATTTGGCTGATCCGGATCTTACCGCGCAGTGGCAAGAGTATCTGGAACGTGAGCGTAGCGTAAAAACGATTACTACCTCCAGCGACGACCCCGCCGGTAGCAAGCAAATCATAAATCTTGTTCGCAGTGTTTGCGGTCACAAAGAAGCGCCGGGTAAGTCAGTTAAAGCAATGATCACGGGTATTCCTAACGTGGGCAAATCTACCCTTATCAATATTCTCGCGGAGCGTATTATCGCGAAAACGGGTAACGAGCCGGCAGTGACGAAAAGTCAGCAACGAATTAATCTGGGCGGCGGCATTGTGCTATTTGACACGCCCGGCGTTCTGTGGCCAAAACTGGAAAATCCCCATTCTATCTACCGGTTAGCTGCTTCAGGAGCCGTGAAGAATACGGCGATGGAATATGATGATGTGGGCTTTTTCGCTGCGGATTATCTGATTAAAGCCTATCCGGAATTAATGAAAGAACGTTATAAACTGGATGATTTACCCGATACTGAACTTGAATTTTTAGAGGCCGCGGCTAAGAAACGGGGTGCATTAATGGCGGGCGGGCGGATAAACCTGCATAAAATTTGCGAAGTGCTGCTTAACGAATTGCAGTCAGGGAAGCTGGGCAGAATTACGCTTGAGACGCCACAAATGATTACGCAGGAAAAAGTCGAGATGGCAGCAGCCGCCGCCAAAAAAGTCGCCGACAAAGCAAAGCGTAAGCAAAAGTTCAAAGATGGCTCATTAACGCCTGATAAAAAAGACAGAAAGGAAAAGCGCACCGAAAAGCGCGGGGCGCAGAGTAAAGAGATGAAGAAGCGCCCCAAGTAA
- a CDS encoding NAD(P)/FAD-dependent oxidoreductase: MLRLTDIKLPLDHNEQALELAILSKLNISPGQLVSFDMFKRGYDARNNKNIQLIYTLDVEVKNQAALLQQFSHDPQVRETPDMTYKFVAQAPADLSHRPVVVGLGPCGLFAALILAQMGFKPIVLERGKAVRERTKDTFGFWRKQPLNPESNVQFGEGGAGTFSDGKLYSQVKDRKHYGRKVLQEFVAAGAPEEIMYVSKPHIGTFKLVSMVEKMREQIIALGGEIRFSTRVEKLDLEGEDHRYKIKGLHLSGGDYLSCKQVIFAVGHSARDTFATLYEQGVYIEAKPFSIGFRIEHEQSMIDACRFGENAGNPILGAADYKLVHHCTNGRSVYSFCMCPGGTVVAAASEPGRVVTNGMSQYSRHERNANSAIVVGITPEQDFPGHPLAGIELQRRLEALAFSVGGENYHAPAQLIGDFLAGKSSAELGDVKPSYTPGITLTDLAKVVPDYVTEAIREAIPAFDRQIKGFAKADGLLTGVETRTSSPICIKRGVDYQSVNVEGLYPAGEGAGYAGGIWSAGIDGIRVAEAAALAMVGSWEP, from the coding sequence ATGTTGCGTCTAACCGATATTAAACTCCCCCTGGATCATAATGAACAGGCACTTGAGCTGGCTATATTAAGCAAACTCAATATTAGCCCCGGTCAGCTGGTGTCATTTGATATGTTCAAGCGAGGTTATGACGCACGCAATAATAAAAATATTCAGCTCATTTACACCCTCGACGTTGAGGTAAAAAATCAGGCAGCACTGTTGCAGCAGTTTTCCCATGATCCACAGGTACGTGAAACCCCAGACATGACGTACAAGTTTGTGGCTCAGGCTCCCGCTGATCTTAGTCACAGACCGGTGGTTGTGGGGCTAGGACCCTGCGGATTGTTTGCCGCCCTCATTTTGGCTCAGATGGGTTTTAAGCCGATTGTGCTGGAACGTGGTAAAGCGGTACGTGAACGTACTAAAGACACCTTCGGTTTCTGGCGTAAGCAGCCGTTAAATCCTGAATCGAACGTGCAATTTGGCGAAGGCGGTGCAGGCACATTTTCTGACGGCAAACTATATAGTCAAGTGAAGGATCGCAAGCATTACGGCCGTAAAGTTTTACAGGAATTCGTTGCTGCAGGCGCGCCTGAAGAAATCATGTATGTCAGCAAACCGCATATCGGGACGTTTAAGCTTGTTAGTATGGTAGAAAAAATGCGTGAGCAGATTATCGCACTGGGCGGCGAAATTCGCTTTAGCACCCGCGTCGAAAAACTGGATCTAGAAGGCGAAGACCACCGGTATAAAATTAAAGGCCTTCATTTATCGGGTGGGGATTACTTAAGTTGCAAACAGGTTATTTTTGCCGTTGGTCACAGTGCCCGCGACACCTTTGCCACCCTTTACGAGCAAGGTGTTTATATTGAAGCCAAGCCCTTTTCTATAGGCTTTCGAATTGAACACGAACAAAGCATGATTGATGCCTGCCGATTCGGCGAAAACGCTGGGAACCCGATTTTAGGCGCAGCGGATTACAAGCTGGTGCATCACTGCACAAACGGACGCTCGGTGTATAGCTTTTGCATGTGCCCTGGCGGCACTGTCGTGGCTGCTGCCTCTGAGCCAGGGCGGGTGGTCACCAATGGCATGAGTCAGTATTCCCGTCACGAACGCAATGCTAACAGCGCCATTGTGGTTGGCATCACACCTGAACAGGATTTCCCGGGACATCCTTTGGCGGGAATTGAATTGCAGCGCCGTCTGGAAGCGCTGGCTTTTAGTGTAGGCGGCGAAAATTACCATGCCCCCGCACAGTTAATTGGAGATTTTTTAGCTGGGAAATCCAGCGCTGAACTTGGCGACGTTAAGCCTTCATACACCCCAGGCATCACGCTTACAGACTTAGCCAAAGTCGTACCTGATTATGTCACTGAGGCCATTCGCGAAGCCATTCCCGCCTTTGATCGTCAAATTAAGGGCTTTGCCAAAGCCGATGGTTTATTGACCGGGGTCGAAACCCGTACTTCATCCCCCATTTGTATTAAACGCGGCGTAGATTATCAAAGCGTCAATGTCGAAGGCTTGTATCCCGCCGGAGAAGGCGCAGGCTATGCGGGCGGCATTTGGTCAGCCGGCATTGATGGTATACGTGTGGCGGAAGCCGCAGCCTTGGCCATGGTGGGTAGTTGGGAACCGTAA
- a CDS encoding collagen-binding domain-containing protein — protein MKRVRSVIAIVGSLLAGQATAGIISAPFAGASDYSIVVSGNADLGSGVHVHGGAYIGGDLTLNGGNMSVGSDSHTGLYVGGSILSNQRIDLMNNDYRIRGTNAAYFQNAGSLLKNSTMDSVDVASAIQAKADALADLEDTGVTVHDSDWNQIKIDLVADTLNVMNWDATNASFLTSQNANLMFNNFTDDTFLVINYTMEDDFTFAAKNQNLPASTYANVLWNFIGDDQLTIANSVSTFKGSILAANSNVNWQANDIDGQLLAAGLTWKNTSQSHYYIPWQDETDVEVAEPTVLMMFILTMGALVARRRKTIGL, from the coding sequence ATGAAAAGAGTACGTTCGGTTATAGCAATTGTGGGAAGTTTGCTTGCTGGCCAAGCCACGGCCGGCATTATAAGTGCGCCTTTTGCGGGCGCTTCTGACTATAGTATTGTTGTTTCTGGCAATGCTGATCTGGGCAGTGGTGTCCACGTTCATGGTGGAGCCTATATTGGCGGTGATCTCACGCTAAACGGCGGCAATATGTCAGTTGGCAGCGACAGCCACACTGGCTTGTACGTGGGCGGAAGCATCCTTTCCAACCAACGCATCGATTTGATGAACAATGATTATCGAATCCGCGGCACCAACGCGGCGTATTTCCAAAATGCCGGAAGTTTGCTGAAAAATTCTACGATGGATTCTGTTGATGTAGCATCCGCAATACAAGCTAAAGCAGATGCGCTGGCAGATCTTGAAGATACCGGCGTAACGGTTCACGACTCTGACTGGAACCAAATAAAGATTGATCTGGTAGCTGATACGCTTAACGTGATGAACTGGGATGCAACAAACGCCTCCTTTTTGACCAGCCAAAATGCCAATCTAATGTTTAACAACTTTACCGACGATACCTTTCTGGTAATAAATTACACAATGGAAGACGACTTTACGTTTGCGGCGAAGAACCAGAACCTGCCCGCCAGCACTTACGCCAACGTATTGTGGAATTTTATTGGCGATGACCAACTCACCATCGCTAATTCTGTGTCTACCTTTAAAGGCAGCATTTTGGCAGCAAATAGTAATGTAAACTGGCAAGCTAACGACATTGACGGTCAACTACTTGCAGCTGGCTTAACCTGGAAAAACACCAGCCAAAGCCATTACTACATTCCCTGGCAAGATGAGACTGATGTTGAAGTAGCGGAGCCCACAGTGTTGATGATGTTTATACTGACCATGGGTGCGCTAGTGGCTCGGCGTCGAAAAACCATCGGCCTCTGA
- a CDS encoding TrmH family RNA methyltransferase — protein sequence MKLDDVKKLHQKKYRLQFGYYLVEGEHLILELQKVAQTRPGLNNISLYITEECREWTSQLEADFTVSVINDKQMARLSDTKTPQGIIACVPLPQSLDKNTTARHGERCVYLHEVQDPGNLGTIIRSLAWFGNFRLLLSPNSVDPFNSKVVRSSMGAIFHLPIELDVELDDLSQRFNKFAYLDMQGTNINTAQFADFQCYLFGNEARGVPLEALSACNAQAFTISGSGIIDSLNLASAVNICAYQLSL from the coding sequence ATGAAACTAGACGATGTAAAGAAGCTGCATCAAAAGAAGTACCGTTTACAATTTGGTTATTATCTGGTTGAAGGCGAGCATTTAATTCTTGAATTACAAAAGGTGGCACAAACCCGCCCAGGTCTGAACAACATTTCGTTGTATATAACTGAAGAATGCCGAGAATGGACAAGTCAGTTGGAGGCGGATTTTACGGTATCGGTCATTAACGACAAGCAGATGGCCCGCCTTAGTGACACCAAAACGCCGCAGGGAATTATTGCCTGTGTCCCCTTGCCACAATCACTCGATAAAAATACGACTGCCAGGCACGGCGAGCGTTGTGTTTATCTGCATGAAGTGCAAGATCCCGGCAATCTGGGTACTATCATAAGAAGCCTCGCCTGGTTTGGTAACTTTCGTTTATTACTGAGTCCGAATAGCGTGGATCCATTCAATTCTAAAGTAGTGCGATCAAGTATGGGTGCAATTTTCCATCTACCCATAGAATTGGATGTAGAACTAGATGATTTATCACAGCGCTTTAATAAATTCGCCTACCTCGATATGCAAGGCACAAACATTAATACGGCACAGTTTGCTGATTTCCAATGTTATCTGTTTGGGAACGAAGCGCGTGGTGTGCCGCTTGAAGCGCTATCGGCGTGTAATGCACAAGCGTTTACTATTTCCGGTAGCGGAATTATTGATTCACTCAATTTAGCCAGTGCAGTCAATATATGTGCGTATCAGTTATCGCTTTAG
- a CDS encoding trimeric intracellular cation channel family protein, whose translation MSGEWFHLLNVIGVAFFAVSGTLLAHKKDVDGLGIVVLASVTALGGGTLRDILLNQPVFWVAHADYLYATYAAVFVTVFLIRVVSKFSGYYFLLADAFGLGLYNIVGIEKSLINDAGMVVAITLGTITCIFGGLIRDVICSEIPLVLRGGLYATACIAGGLVYAALFLLDVSYGWCIIASLATTVFLRLGAIRWNWEPTIFKRGKKLD comes from the coding sequence TTGAGCGGCGAATGGTTTCACCTTCTTAACGTAATAGGCGTCGCTTTTTTTGCGGTTTCCGGCACGCTTCTGGCTCATAAAAAAGATGTCGACGGTTTAGGTATTGTCGTGCTCGCATCAGTGACGGCACTGGGCGGTGGCACCTTACGCGATATTCTCCTGAATCAACCGGTATTCTGGGTAGCGCATGCGGATTATCTCTATGCGACCTATGCAGCTGTTTTCGTAACGGTATTTCTTATTCGCGTCGTTTCCAAGTTTTCCGGCTACTACTTCCTCCTCGCCGACGCTTTTGGCTTAGGGTTGTACAATATCGTGGGTATCGAAAAGTCTCTTATCAACGATGCAGGTATGGTGGTAGCGATAACGCTGGGCACGATCACCTGTATATTTGGCGGACTAATACGTGATGTGATATGCAGTGAAATTCCTCTAGTGTTACGGGGCGGGCTGTACGCGACTGCCTGTATTGCTGGCGGATTAGTCTACGCTGCGCTTTTTCTACTCGATGTCTCTTACGGTTGGTGTATTATCGCTTCACTCGCGACCACAGTATTTTTGCGACTCGGTGCCATACGCTGGAACTGGGAACCTACCATTTTCAAACGAGGAAAAAAACTTGATTGA
- the fdxA gene encoding ferredoxin FdxA codes for MTFVVTDNCIKCKYTDCVAVCPVDAFFEGPNFLAIDPAICIDCALCVPECPAEAIFQDTELPSEQAAFLEINAQLSQEWPNISEPKAPPADADEWNGVPEKLPLLER; via the coding sequence ATGACCTTTGTAGTGACCGACAATTGTATTAAATGCAAATACACCGATTGTGTAGCCGTATGCCCGGTAGATGCTTTTTTTGAAGGTCCCAATTTTTTGGCAATTGATCCGGCCATCTGCATCGACTGCGCGCTGTGTGTGCCGGAATGTCCGGCAGAAGCAATTTTTCAGGATACTGAACTTCCATCCGAACAGGCCGCGTTTTTAGAAATTAACGCCCAATTGTCTCAGGAATGGCCGAATATCAGCGAGCCGAAAGCGCCGCCAGCAGATGCTGACGAATGGAATGGCGTGCCCGAAAAGCTCCCTCTACTTGAGCGCTAA